The Comamonas sp. 26 DNA window ATGGGAAAGCGCTCGCCATGGCCCACAACAGGCAGGCTCGCAACGGCAGGGGGATTGAACACGTAACTCATGAAGTCCTCTACAGGAAAACGCGCTGAAATCAGCATTGCTTGATGTGGCAAACAGTGTGCCACGGCGCTGGCGGGGCAGATGCGTGGCGTATGTCGGCTATTACGTATGCGGCCCTCAATAAGCCCGTTGCTGCGGTGGCTCGCGCTATGCTGCATACATCATGAAGCTGCATACCTACTTTCGCTCATCCGCCTCGTATCGCGTGCGCATTGCGCTGCAACTCAAAGGCCTGTCCTATGAATCTGTGCCCGTACATCTGGTGCGCGGCGAGCAAAAGGCGCAGGCCTATGCGGCCCATGTGGGCGATACGCTGGTGCCCGCGCTGGTCACCGATGGGGGCCACTGGCTGACCCAGTCCATGGCCATCATCGAATATCTCGATGAGACCCATGCCAAAACGCCGTTGCTGCCGGGCGACGCGCTGGGCCGAGCCCATGTGCGGGCGCTGGCGCAGATGGTGGCTTGCGAGATTCACCCGCTCAACAATCTGCGCGTGCTCAAGTATTTGGTGCATAAGGTCGGTGTGAGCGATGAAGTCAAGACCGAGTGGTACGCCCACTGGGCGCGCTCAGGATTGGAAGCTTTTGAGCGCCAGTTGGCGCTGCTGGATGCAGAGCGCCAAGCCGCTGGCCTGCCTGCCTCGCTGTTTTGCTGGGGTGACACACCGACGTTGGCTGAGTGCTGCCTGATTCCGCAAATCTATAACGCCCAGCGCTTCAATATCAGTCTGGATGGATTGCCGCGCCTAATGGGCGTGGTGGAGCGTTGTAATGCGCTGCCCGCTTTTCAGCAGGCTCACCCATCGGCCTGCCCTGATGCGGAGTGATGAGCAAGCCATGACGGACAAGCAAAACCACCCGCAATGGCCAGAGTCATGGCTGATTCCTGACTGGCCTGCTGTGCCGGGCGTGCATGCCGTCTGTACCACCCGTGAGGGAGGGGTGAGCCAGGAGCCCTGGGGCAGCATGAACCTGGGCGACCATGTCAGCGATGATCCAGCCCATGTGCGTCGTAACCGCGAGCTGTTCAGCGCTGCCATTCAGTCGCAGACCCCCGGCGCCTGCACCGCGTTTTTGCAGCAGGTGCATGGTGTGGATGTGTTGGCGCTGGATGCAGGCAATGTCGCCAGCGCCAATGGCGCAGCGTTTGATGCCTGCGTGACGAGCGATGCTGGCGTGGTCTGCACCATCATGGTGGCGGACTGCCTGCCAGTATTGCTTGCCCATGATTCAGGCTTCGTCGTGGGCGCGGCCCATGCGGGCTGGCGGGGGCTGGCGGGTATGCCGCCTTCAAGAGCCGCGGCTGATGGCCCTTTGGCGGGGGGCGTGCTGGAGAGCCTTTTTGAGTCTTTTTGCCAGAAAGTGCAAGCGCAGCAGGCGCTACCAGCTATCAAAAAAGAAGTGAGCCAGATTGCGGCACACACTCAGGTCTGGCTAGGCCCCTGCATAGGGCCAGAGTTTTTTGAAGTGGGCGCAGAGGTCCGCGACATCTTTGTGGCCCATGACCCCGCTGCGGCGCAATGTTTTGTACCTATATCGATACTTAATACCAAATATTTGGCCAATTTGCCGCAACTTGCGCGTCAGCGGCTTGAGGTATTAGGCATGACTGCCATCTTTGGTAACGATGGCAGCGAGCCCTGGTGCACGGTCAGAAATGCCTCACGTTTCTTCTCGCACAGGCGTGATGCGGGGCGTCTGGGAAGCAGTGGGCGACTGGCCGCCAGCATCTGGCGAGATGCCTGATTGAGGGCCTGCAGTGGCACTTGTTTTGGCTTGTGCTGCAGCTAGTGCTTCCTGCTCCTGCAGGGCTTTGATACGGCGCTTGCGGCCAGGGGTTCCGAGGATATAGAGCAGGATGGAAAGCGGCAGCAAACCATAAAGAAGAAATGTAAAAAACGCACCCAGCAGGGTGCCGCCAGGGCTGGCCGCTTCGGCAATTGTCATCATCAAGACAACGTACATCCAGGCGATTGCAACGAGGTACATGGAGCTCCCATAAAGCACCAGCCCTGAAACGGGTGCATGTGTTGTTTGTGTCAAAACGGCTTCATATCGGCGAAATGCCAAAAATACTCATCAGAACTGACAGGCGCATAGGTGACAATTCCGCCGTGTGAGCCGTATTGCAGATTCCGCAAGCGCCCCTGACCCTGAGATCGCCGGTCGCTTGCCTTGATGAGGATGTAAGCATGAATTTTGACCCGAGCTGGGGCCAAGCAGGCCAATCTATTCAACAATTCTGGCAGGAGCAGTGGGGCAAAAGCCTCCAGACGCTTCAGCAATTGCAGGCAAGCGCCCCTTCAGGCTTGGCCAGCATGCCTGGTCTGGGTGGCACCCCCCAATCATGGGGCGGGATGATGGAAGCGCTGAAATCTGCCATGCCGCAAATGGCGGGGGCTGTCGGCCAGTCCGTGCAGTTTGATGCACCCAAGCTGCAAGGCTTGCAGCAGGAATATGTCAAAGCCTTTCAGTCTTTGAGCGACGCGCAGACGATTCAGGCCATGCTGGCCAAAGACAAGCGCTTTTCCAAGCCCGAGTGGAGCGCTAACCCCGTGGCCGCCATGGCCGCGGCCAACTATCTGCTGGGCAGCCGCATGCTGACAGGCATGGCCGAAGCCGTGCAGGGCGACGATAAAACCCGCAGCCGCGTGCGCTTTGCTGTAGAACAATGGGTGGCCGCCATGGCACCCAGCAATTTTCTGGCGCTCAATGCGGATGCGCTGAACAAGATTGTCGAAACCAAGGGTGAGAGTCTGGCGCAGGGCATTTCGAACCTGCTGGCTGACATGCGCCAAGGTCATGTCTCCATGACCGACGAGAGCCTGTTCACCGTGGGCAAGAACGTGGCCACGACCGAAGGCGCAGTGGTGTTTGAGAACGAGTTGTTCCAGCTCATCGAATACAAGCCGCTGACGGCCAAGGTCTATGAAAAGCCGTTCTTGATGGTGCCGCCTTGCATCAACAAGTTCTACATTCTGGATCTGCAGCCTGACAACTCCCTCATTCGCTACGCAGTCAGCGAAGGGCACCACACGTTTGTGGTCAGCTGGCGCAATCCCGACGAGAGCCTGAGCGGCGCGACTTGGGACGATTACATCGAAAACGGCGTCCTCAAGGCCGTGAGCACGGTGCAGGATATCTGCGCTGCGCGGCAAATCAATGTACTGGGCTTTTGCGTGGGTGGCACCATGCTGACCACGGCCATGGCGGTGCTGACAGCGCGCCATAACCGTGAGCATGGTCAGCCTGCAGTCAAGCCCACTCGTAGCCGCAGTGCTGCGGCCAAGACCGCCAGCAAGACCACGGTCAAAACCGAGGTCACACCGTTCCCGGTGGCCAGCATGACGCTGCTGACCACGCTTCTGGACTTTAGCGACACCGGCATTCTCGATATCTTTATCGACGAAAACATGGTGCGCCTGCGCGAGATGCAAATGGGCAAGGGCGGTTTGATGAAGGGCCAGGACATGGCTTCGACCTTCAGCTTTCTGCGCCCCAATGATCTGGTCTGGAACTATGTGGTGGGCAACTATCTCAAGGGCGAGACACCGCCCCCGTTCGACCTGCTGTACTGGAATAGCGACTCGACCAATCTGCCCGGCCCGTTCTACGCCTGGTACCTGCGCAACCTCTATCTGGAAAACAATCTGACCAAGTCCGGCGCGCTGACGGTGTGCGGCGAGACGGTGGATATCAGCGCGGTCAAGCTGCCGGTCTATGTCTATGGCTCGCGTGAAGACCATATCGTGCCGGTGAGCGCGGCCTATGCCTCGACCCAGGTGCTGGGCGGCGATCTGCGCTTTGTCATGGGGGCTTCGGGCCATATTGCTGGCGTTATCAATCCGCCCGCCAAGAACAAACGCAGCCACTGGCTGCGTGAGGATGGTGAATTTCCGGCCACGTTTGGCGACTGGATGAAGGGTGCGACGGAGTACCCCGGCAGTTGGTGGACGGACTGGAGCGCCTGGCTGGGCAGCCACGCAGGCAAGCAAGTCGCGGCCCCCAAGACTTATGGCCGTGCCAAGGACTATGCCGCTATCGAAGATGCGCCAGGCCGCTACGTCCTGGCCAAAGTTTGAAGACGCTAAGGCTTCATGCCGCAGTGCTGCAATAGCACTGTGGTAGATAAGAGGATGCGGGTTTTGCGATGAACAAGATGCGGCCCGCAGCATGCATCACTTGTAAGAAACCTAGAAAGGTTCGTCAGCAATGGAAGACATCGTTATCGTTTCCGCCGTGCGTACGGCGGTGGGCAAGTTTGGCGGCTCTTTGGCCAAGATTCCTGCGACCCAGCTGGGTGCAACCGTGATTACCGAAGCCCTGGCGCGCGCCAATGTGGGTAAGGATCAAGTGGGCGAAGTCATCATGGGCCAGGTACTCACGGCTGGCGTGGGTCAGAACCCCGCGCGTCAGGCCATGATGGCTGCTGGCATTTCCAAGGAAACTCCTGCGCTGACGATCAATGCCGTCTGCGGTTCTGGTCTGAAAGCCGTGATGCTGGCCGCGCAGGCTGTGGCTACGGGCGACAGTGAAATCGTGGTGGCCGGTGGTCAGGAAAACATGAGCCTGTCTCCCCACGCTGTGCCCGGTTCGCGTGATGGCCAGCGCATGGGCGATTGGAAGATGGTCGACACCATGATCGTGGACGGTCTGTGGGACGTTTACAACCAGTACCACATGGGCATTACCGCTGAAAACGTGGCCAAGGAAAAAAGCGTTAGCCGCGAGCAGCAAGATGCGCTGGCGCTGGCCAGCCAGCAAAAGGCAGCGGCTGCGCAAGATGCGGGCAAATTCAAGAGCGAAATCGTTCCCGTGGTGATTCCCCAGCGCAAGGGCGGTCCCGTAGTTTTTGATGCGGACGAATACATCAACCGCAAGACCAATGCCGATGTGTTGGCCACGCTGCGCCCCGCCTTCGACAAGGCCGGCTCGGTTACGGCAGGCAATGCATCCGGTCTGAACGACGGCGCTGCTGCGGTGGTGGTGATGACTGCTGCCAAGGCCAAGGCTCTGGGCCTGAAGCCTCTGGCCAAGATCGTTTCGTACGCCACCAGCGGCCTGGCTCCTGAAGTCATGGGCCTGGGCCCCATCTATGCCGCCCGCAAGGCGCTGGATCGCGCTGGCTGGAAGGCAGGCGATGTGGACCTGTTCGAACTGAACGAAGCTTTTGCTGCACAGGCCTGCGCCGTGAACAACGAGCTGGGTCTGGACAAGACCAAGGTCAACGTCAACGGCGGTGCCATCGCGATTGGTCACCCCATCGGTGCATCTGGCTGTCGCATTCTGGTGACTTTGCTGCATGAGATGCAGCGCAGTGGTGCCAAGAAGGGCTTGGCGGGTCTGTGCATTGGCGGCGGCATGGGCGTTGCCATGGCTGTTGAAGCCTGCTAAACCTGTTTGAGGCCACGCCAGCTGGCGTGGTCTGAGTTGCCCTCAGACGGCTGCTTCGTATCTACCTAAGGGAAGATCACGAGACAAAAATAGCTGTTGCGGGCGCAGTCGGACGAACCACGTTGCATACTGGAATGGCCAGAGTGCAGGGTGTGTGGCGTCCATAACGATAAACAAAAACTAAATAATGTTTGTCGTTAATAGTGATCGTGAAATAACCATTGATTGATTGACAGGAGAGATGAATGGGTCAGAAAGTAGCGTACGTCACGGGTGGCATGGGCGGCATCGGGACCGCAATCTGCCAGCGTTTGCATAAAGACGGCTTCAAGGTCATCGCGGGCTGCGGCCCATCGCGTGATGCCGAGAAGTGGTTGAAAGAGCAAGCGGATTTGGGTTACACGTTTTATGCCTCGGTCGGCAACGTGGGGGACTGGGAGTCCACCGTTGAAGCCTTTGAAAAGACCAAGGCCGAGCATGGAAACATTGATGTGCTGGTGAACAACGCGGGCATTACACGTGACCGCATGTTCATCAAGATGACTCCAGACGACTGGAAGCAAGTCATTGAAACCAACCTGAACTCCATGTTCAACGTCACCAAGCAAGTGGTGGCAGACATGTCGGAAAAGGGCTGGGGTCGCATCATCAACATCAGCTCGGTCAATGGCGCCAAGGGCCAGGCCGGTCAGACCAACTACTCGGCAGCCAAGGCCGGCATGCATGGTTTCACCATGGCGCTGGCGCAAGAGCTGGCAACCAAGGGTGTGACAGTGAATACGGTCAGCCCTGGCTATATCGGTACCGACATGGTCAAGGCCATTCGCTCCGATGTGCTGGACAAGATCGTGTCGGGCGTGCCCGTCAAGCGTCTGGGTGAGCCTTCTGAAATCGCCTCGATCATTTCGTGGCTGGCTTCGGAAGAAGGTGGTTACTCCACCGGCGCAGACTTCTCGGTCAACGGCGGCCTGCACATGCACTAAGCCTTTCAGGCATCGAACAAAAAGGAGCTTCGGCTCCTTTTCTTGTAGCTGCTTGCGCTTGTGATGTAAGTGCTAGAGGTCTAAAAGACTCAAGTTTGGTAAATCAGACGCAGAAATGACAAAACCCGCAGAAATGATTCTTGCGGGTTTTGGCGGTTGTGCCACTTTGAAGTGGCTTGCAGAGCGGCAGTGAGGCTTGTGTTTCAGTGGCCTGTCAGTGCCGACTGCCTTGGCACCTGGCTGCAATAGTCAGCGCATATTGCGCCGTATTGCGGATGAGCGCTTAGCGCTTGCGATCGCGTTCGTCTTCGGGCCAGATGTTCATGATGTTGAGGATTTGCATGGGAAAGTTCTCCTGTATGCCTGTACAACGCTTGAGAGATTCAGCTGGTTGACAGCTTTTGAAAATTTTTAAAATATTTTTATCGAGTCCGGAATCACGCTGCGGCAGGGGCACGCTTGCGATCGCGTTCATCCCAGGGCCAAGCCATCGAGGACATAGCTGCGGCAGCCTTTGTGGGCAGTGCTTGGGCGGTGTCGGTCACAGTGTTGGTCATTGCAGTTCACTCCTTTGAGTGTTCAACGTGTGGTTCTGACTGCTGGTTGACAGCAAGCTGAATTAATTAAGCAAGTAAATGAAACCCGCGTTTAGTGATGTTTTTTGAGAACTCAAAAAAATAGCGGCCTTCCTATGACTGGCATAGGTTGGCCGCTATTTTTAGTACTACGGGCTAATGCTGAAGGCGCTTAGCAAACTTCGGTAGTCAGCGCCTCGATTTGCTCCGACAGTTCAAGCCAGCGCTCTTCCAGCTGCTCGATTTCGCCATTCACATTGCTCAGCAGCTTGCCTGCTTCGACGATATCGCCAGCGGGCAGACCGGATGTGGCCAGCTTTTCTTCCAGCGTGTTGCGCTGGGTGTTGAGCTGAGGCAGTTTTTTGTCGATCTGCTCCAACTCTTTCTTGAAAGGCTTGGTCTTGTCGGCCAGCTGCTGGCGCGCGGCGGCGGCCAGGCGGCGGGCTTCCTTGGGGTCAGCCATGGCGGCGGTTGCAGCAGCAGCGACGGCAATAGCTTCTACTTTAGGAGCTTCAACTGCTTGTACGACTTGCGCTACAGGCTCCGGAGCCTGAACTTCCGCAGGCTTTTCAGTGCGGGCATTGTTCTCTGCCTGACGGGCTTCTTCGCGCAGGCGCTTGGATTCGTCCAGCAGGTAGCGCTGGTAGTCGTCCAGCGTGCCATCGAAGGGGCCCACAACGCCGCGGCCAACCATCCAGAAGTCTTCGCAGACCGAGCGCAGCAGCGAACGATCGTGCGATACCAGCATGACGGTGCCGTCAAAGTCGTTGATTGCCATCGCCAGCGCTTCGCGGGTGGCCAGGTCCAGGTGGTTGGTAGGTTCGTCAAGCAGCAGCAGGTTGGGGCGCTGCCAGACGATCATGGCCAGCACCAGGCGGGCTTTTTCGCCACCGCTCATGCTGCCCACGGCCTGTTTGACCATGTCGCCGCTGAAGTTGAAGGTGCCAAGCCAGGTGCGCAGATCTTGCTCGCGGCTGGCGGCAGGGGCTGCGGCGCCGAGTTCGCGGGCCAGACGGATCATGTGCTCCAGCGGATTTTCGCTGGGGCGCAGCACGTCCAGTTCTTGTTGGGCAAAATAGCCAATGTTCAGGCCCTTGCCTTCGGTGACTTCACCTGCCAGCTGCTTCATCTCGCGGGCAATGGTCTTGACCAAGGTCGACTTACCCTGACCGTTGGCGCCCAAGATACCGATACGCTGACCGGCCAGCACCGAGCGGTTGACGCCGCGCAGGATGGTGGTCTGGTTGCCTTCTTCATCGGTGTAGCCAAAAGAGGCATCGCTGATGGCCAGCATCGGGTTCGGCAAGCTCGCTGGCTCTTTGAACTCGAAGGTGAATTCGGCTTCGGCCAGCACAGGGCCGATCTTTTCCATGCGCTCGAGCTGCTTGACCCGGCTTTGTGCCTGTTTGGCTTTGCTGGCCTTGGCCTTGAAGCGGTCAATAAACTTCTGCAGG harbors:
- the phbB gene encoding acetoacetyl-CoA reductase, coding for MGQKVAYVTGGMGGIGTAICQRLHKDGFKVIAGCGPSRDAEKWLKEQADLGYTFYASVGNVGDWESTVEAFEKTKAEHGNIDVLVNNAGITRDRMFIKMTPDDWKQVIETNLNSMFNVTKQVVADMSEKGWGRIINISSVNGAKGQAGQTNYSAAKAGMHGFTMALAQELATKGVTVNTVSPGYIGTDMVKAIRSDVLDKIVSGVPVKRLGEPSEIASIISWLASEEGGYSTGADFSVNGGLHMH
- the maiA gene encoding maleylacetoacetate isomerase produces the protein MKLHTYFRSSASYRVRIALQLKGLSYESVPVHLVRGEQKAQAYAAHVGDTLVPALVTDGGHWLTQSMAIIEYLDETHAKTPLLPGDALGRAHVRALAQMVACEIHPLNNLRVLKYLVHKVGVSDEVKTEWYAHWARSGLEAFERQLALLDAERQAAGLPASLFCWGDTPTLAECCLIPQIYNAQRFNISLDGLPRLMGVVERCNALPAFQQAHPSACPDAE
- a CDS encoding alpha/beta hydrolase; this translates as MNFDPSWGQAGQSIQQFWQEQWGKSLQTLQQLQASAPSGLASMPGLGGTPQSWGGMMEALKSAMPQMAGAVGQSVQFDAPKLQGLQQEYVKAFQSLSDAQTIQAMLAKDKRFSKPEWSANPVAAMAAANYLLGSRMLTGMAEAVQGDDKTRSRVRFAVEQWVAAMAPSNFLALNADALNKIVETKGESLAQGISNLLADMRQGHVSMTDESLFTVGKNVATTEGAVVFENELFQLIEYKPLTAKVYEKPFLMVPPCINKFYILDLQPDNSLIRYAVSEGHHTFVVSWRNPDESLSGATWDDYIENGVLKAVSTVQDICAARQINVLGFCVGGTMLTTAMAVLTARHNREHGQPAVKPTRSRSAAAKTASKTTVKTEVTPFPVASMTLLTTLLDFSDTGILDIFIDENMVRLREMQMGKGGLMKGQDMASTFSFLRPNDLVWNYVVGNYLKGETPPPFDLLYWNSDSTNLPGPFYAWYLRNLYLENNLTKSGALTVCGETVDISAVKLPVYVYGSREDHIVPVSAAYASTQVLGGDLRFVMGASGHIAGVINPPAKNKRSHWLREDGEFPATFGDWMKGATEYPGSWWTDWSAWLGSHAGKQVAAPKTYGRAKDYAAIEDAPGRYVLAKV
- a CDS encoding acetyl-CoA C-acetyltransferase, with the translated sequence MEDIVIVSAVRTAVGKFGGSLAKIPATQLGATVITEALARANVGKDQVGEVIMGQVLTAGVGQNPARQAMMAAGISKETPALTINAVCGSGLKAVMLAAQAVATGDSEIVVAGGQENMSLSPHAVPGSRDGQRMGDWKMVDTMIVDGLWDVYNQYHMGITAENVAKEKSVSREQQDALALASQQKAAAAQDAGKFKSEIVPVVIPQRKGGPVVFDADEYINRKTNADVLATLRPAFDKAGSVTAGNASGLNDGAAAVVVMTAAKAKALGLKPLAKIVSYATSGLAPEVMGLGPIYAARKALDRAGWKAGDVDLFELNEAFAAQACAVNNELGLDKTKVNVNGGAIAIGHPIGASGCRILVTLLHEMQRSGAKKGLAGLCIGGGMGVAMAVEAC
- a CDS encoding ABC-F family ATP-binding cassette domain-containing protein, giving the protein MISLKNITLRRGTKVLLDQVSTTINPGESVGLVGRNGAGKSSLFALLNGSISEDGGDFFIPPQWRMAQVAQHMPETDESATQFVLDGDTRLAELNAKLAVAEASEDGMEIAQAYIDLGDAGAHDAEARAQALILGLGFKVSELSHPVNSFSGGWRMRLQLARALMAPSDLLLLDEPTNHLDLDALVWLEAWLKRYSGTMIVISHDREFLDAITNVTLQIQGGQINRYGGNYSRFEELRAQQLELQAASFAKQQEKMAHLQKFIDRFKAKASKAKQAQSRVKQLERMEKIGPVLAEAEFTFEFKEPASLPNPMLAISDASFGYTDEEGNQTTILRGVNRSVLAGQRIGILGANGQGKSTLVKTIAREMKQLAGEVTEGKGLNIGYFAQQELDVLRPSENPLEHMIRLARELGAAAPAASREQDLRTWLGTFNFSGDMVKQAVGSMSGGEKARLVLAMIVWQRPNLLLLDEPTNHLDLATREALAMAINDFDGTVMLVSHDRSLLRSVCEDFWMVGRGVVGPFDGTLDDYQRYLLDESKRLREEARQAENNARTEKPAEVQAPEPVAQVVQAVEAPKVEAIAVAAAATAAMADPKEARRLAAAARQQLADKTKPFKKELEQIDKKLPQLNTQRNTLEEKLATSGLPAGDIVEAGKLLSNVNGEIEQLEERWLELSEQIEALTTEVC
- a CDS encoding polyphenol oxidase family protein, with protein sequence MTDKQNHPQWPESWLIPDWPAVPGVHAVCTTREGGVSQEPWGSMNLGDHVSDDPAHVRRNRELFSAAIQSQTPGACTAFLQQVHGVDVLALDAGNVASANGAAFDACVTSDAGVVCTIMVADCLPVLLAHDSGFVVGAAHAGWRGLAGMPPSRAAADGPLAGGVLESLFESFCQKVQAQQALPAIKKEVSQIAAHTQVWLGPCIGPEFFEVGAEVRDIFVAHDPAAAQCFVPISILNTKYLANLPQLARQRLEVLGMTAIFGNDGSEPWCTVRNASRFFSHRRDAGRLGSSGRLAASIWRDA